The following proteins are co-located in the Phragmites australis chromosome 10, lpPhrAust1.1, whole genome shotgun sequence genome:
- the LOC133931147 gene encoding uncharacterized protein LOC133931147, which yields MAMEPSMARRLWREVRAVLFMLRKGMSKRKLAMDLHLLLHRGKIAGKALGKLVNAHGHHYNAAATEAPPQQQSFSCRALDPDIAVCDQRGAREVEFSCSNTPSYPSLHLIPTGKHRRRNNRRSHRGANGAEPGWYNYDVAHIAMVFEILNNNEQPPGGGGDDASASVEQPSPLAMLATPSPALWASFGRTPAHVRQLRITDSPFPLRDDAAGDGRQVDQEAEEFIKKFYEKLRTQQSLSAATPDYGYGSYGEYARPVTGIA from the coding sequence ATGGCGATGGAGCCGAGCATGGCGCGGCGGCTGTGGCGCGAGGTGCGCGCCGTGCTGTTCATGCTCCGCAAGGGCATGTCCAAGCGGAAGCTGGCCATggacctccacctcctcctccaccgcggcAAGATCGCCGGCAAGGCCCTCGGCAAACTCGTGAACGCCCACGGCCACCACTACAACGCGGCGGCCACGGAGGCGCCACCGCAGCAGCAGTCGTTCTCGTGCCGCGCCCTCGACCCGGACATAGCCGTCTGCGACCAGCGCGGCGCCCGCGAGGTGGAGTTCAGCTGCAGCAACACCCCCTCCTACCCGTCCCTCCACCTCATCCCCACCGGCAAGCACCGGCGCCGCAACAACCGCCGCTCCCACCGCGGCGCCAACGGCGCCGAGCCCGGCTGGTACAACTACGACGTGGCCCACATTGCCATGGTCTTCGAGATCCTCAACAACAACGAGCAGCcgccgggcggcggcggcgacgatgcATCAGCAAGCGTCGAGCAGCCGTCTCCCCTCGCGATGCTCGCGACGCCGTCCCCCGCGCTGTGGGCGAGCTTCGGCCGCACCCCGGCGCACGTGAGGCAGCTGCGGATCACCGACTCGCCGTTCCCGTTGAGGGATGACGCGGCGGGGGACGGCAGGCAGGTGGACCAGGAGGCCGAGGAGTTCATCAAGAAGTTCTACGAGAAGCTGCGCACGCAGCAGAGCCTCTCTGCCGCCACGCCAGACTACGGCTACGGCTCCTACGGTGAGTACGCGCGGCCAGTCACCGGCATCGCCTAG